From the genome of Flavobacterium luteolum, one region includes:
- a CDS encoding XAC2610-related protein: protein MKNIKYLLILISGICAAQNKFEVMNGSKRYSAEISVDNCNAENCEGKAVIKLVDKKSNRFFQTLTSDDLYFFLDEKQKPTVNVIQLYGEQSPLIFDDFNFDGTEDLAVRNGNNSGYGGPSYDIYVYNSTKRQFVLSSQLTNLVVENLGMFVTDHKRKRLITYSKSGCCWHMTTEYEVVPNKGLHKVHELEEDAMNSEFVTVTIRNFINNKWQTKTKNYKISEYYKE from the coding sequence ATGAAAAATATAAAATATTTATTAATTCTAATTTCAGGAATTTGCGCAGCGCAGAATAAATTTGAAGTTATGAATGGTTCAAAAAGATATTCTGCTGAGATTTCTGTAGATAATTGTAATGCTGAAAATTGTGAAGGAAAAGCAGTTATAAAATTAGTGGATAAAAAATCAAATCGTTTTTTTCAAACGTTGACTTCAGACGATTTGTATTTTTTTCTTGATGAAAAACAAAAACCAACAGTAAATGTTATTCAGCTTTATGGAGAGCAAAGTCCATTGATTTTTGATGATTTTAATTTTGATGGAACAGAAGATTTGGCTGTGAGGAACGGGAACAACAGTGGATATGGTGGACCTTCTTATGATATTTATGTTTATAATTCTACTAAACGACAATTTGTTTTAAGTAGTCAATTAACGAATTTGGTAGTTGAAAATCTTGGTATGTTTGTTACAGATCATAAAAGAAAAAGATTAATTACATATTCTAAATCTGGCTGTTGCTGGCACATGACAACAGAATATGAAGTTGTACCAAATAAAGGATTGCATAAGGTTCATGAATTAGAAGAAGATGCAATGAATAGTGAATTTGTAACCGTGACTATAAGAAACTTTATAAATAATAAATGGCAGACAAAAACTAAAAATTATAAAATAAGTGAATATTATAAAGAATAA
- a CDS encoding SMI1/KNR4 family protein, whose translation MNFDNYKIIPNCNTQKIDLFTADEEEILACEKTLNINFDEDYKEYVQEYGSGILGGTYVRVYLPETIILTLEEWKNRITEYWFWDEGKEVLTKEEVLKSIRVGDTFDGDEIILLNSQYYILPRYSEMIYKAGNTLEETISWLCSSGILTEAFSEREFEPFDPSGFLNSN comes from the coding sequence ATGAATTTCGATAACTACAAGATTATTCCAAATTGCAATACACAAAAAATAGATTTATTTACAGCAGATGAAGAAGAAATTCTGGCTTGTGAAAAAACATTAAACATAAATTTTGATGAAGATTATAAAGAGTATGTTCAAGAATACGGAAGTGGGATTTTAGGAGGTACTTATGTGAGAGTTTATCTTCCTGAAACAATAATTCTTACTTTAGAAGAATGGAAAAACCGTATTACCGAATATTGGTTTTGGGACGAAGGAAAAGAAGTTTTAACGAAAGAAGAAGTGCTAAAATCGATTAGAGTTGGAGATACTTTTGATGGAGATGAAATCATTCTTTTAAACAGTCAATATTACATTCTGCCAAGGTATAGTGAAATGATTTATAAAGCAGGAAATACACTTGAAGAAACAATTTCGTGGCTTTGTTCGTCTGGTATTTTGACAGAAGCGTTTTCTGAAAGAGAATTTGAACCTTTTGATCCAAGCGGTTTTTTAAATTCCAATTAA
- a CDS encoding 2Fe-2S iron-sulfur cluster-binding protein, with product MDVLIKIKDREGVIHELQAPTDMAMNIMELCKAYELPVEGTCGGMAMCASCQCYVLNDVALPEMGDDEEAMLSEAFYVKSNSRLGCQIPITEDLEGLELELAPEY from the coding sequence ATGGATGTATTAATTAAAATTAAAGATCGAGAAGGAGTTATACACGAATTACAAGCTCCAACCGATATGGCAATGAATATAATGGAGTTATGCAAAGCATACGAACTTCCTGTTGAAGGAACCTGCGGAGGAATGGCCATGTGCGCTTCTTGCCAGTGTTATGTTCTTAATGATGTTGCATTACCAGAAATGGGAGATGATGAAGAAGCTATGCTTTCGGAAGCATTTTATGTGAAGTCTAATAGTCGTTTAGGTTGTCAGATTCCAATAACTGAAGATTTAGAAGGATTGGAGTTAGAATTAGCTCCTGAATACTAG
- a CDS encoding NifU family protein yields MTTEELTSNVLLALDEIRPFLKSDGGDISLISIEDDKHVKVRLEGACISCSVNQMTLKAGVETTIKKYAPQIETVVNVM; encoded by the coding sequence ATGACAACAGAAGAATTAACAAGTAATGTTTTATTGGCCTTAGATGAGATAAGACCATTCTTAAAATCTGACGGCGGAGATATTTCATTAATCTCTATCGAAGATGACAAACATGTAAAAGTTCGTTTGGAAGGTGCTTGCATTAGCTGCAGTGTTAATCAAATGACACTAAAAGCAGGTGTTGAAACAACAATAAAAAAATATGCTCCACAAATTGAAACTGTGGTAAATGTAATGTAA
- a CDS encoding Mrp/NBP35 family ATP-binding protein, with protein sequence MKLDRKEILKALETITIAGEGKNMVESGAVTNVITFGDEAVVDLVLHTPAMHIKKRAEDDIKKTIHDLISPDAKVKVNIKVEAAEKPEIKGRAIPGIKNIIAVASGKGGVGKSTVTANLAVTLAKMGFKVGVLDADIYGPSMPIMFDVENEKPVSIAVDGKSKMKPIESYEIKMLSIGFFTAPSQAVIWRGPMAAKALNQMIFDADWGELDFMLLDLPPGTGDIHLSIMQSLPITGAVVVSTPQAVALADAKKGVAMFMQDNINVPVLGIIENMAYFTPEELPENKYYIFGQEGAKNLAEDLGVPFLGEVPIVQSIREAGDYGRPAALQTGSPIETVFEEITRNVVQETVNRNESLPATEAIKITTMAGCSAVKK encoded by the coding sequence ATGAAACTAGATAGAAAAGAAATTCTAAAAGCCTTAGAGACAATCACTATTGCTGGAGAAGGAAAAAATATGGTTGAAAGCGGCGCTGTAACCAATGTCATTACATTTGGAGATGAAGCTGTTGTAGACCTTGTATTGCATACACCTGCTATGCACATCAAAAAAAGAGCAGAAGATGATATTAAAAAAACAATTCATGATTTAATATCTCCCGATGCAAAAGTAAAAGTAAACATTAAAGTAGAAGCAGCAGAGAAACCGGAAATTAAAGGTCGTGCTATTCCTGGAATTAAAAATATTATTGCAGTTGCTTCTGGTAAAGGAGGAGTAGGAAAATCTACTGTAACTGCAAACTTAGCTGTTACACTTGCAAAAATGGGCTTTAAAGTTGGTGTTTTGGATGCCGATATCTACGGTCCTTCTATGCCAATCATGTTTGACGTTGAAAACGAAAAACCTGTTTCTATAGCTGTTGACGGAAAATCTAAAATGAAGCCAATTGAAAGCTACGAAATCAAAATGCTTTCAATAGGATTTTTCACAGCACCAAGCCAAGCCGTAATCTGGAGAGGTCCAATGGCGGCAAAAGCATTAAATCAAATGATTTTTGATGCCGATTGGGGAGAATTAGATTTCATGCTTCTAGATTTGCCTCCTGGAACTGGAGATATCCACCTGTCTATCATGCAGTCGCTCCCAATTACTGGAGCTGTTGTAGTAAGTACTCCGCAAGCGGTAGCACTTGCCGATGCAAAAAAAGGGGTGGCAATGTTTATGCAAGACAACATCAACGTTCCTGTTTTAGGAATTATAGAAAATATGGCGTATTTTACACCAGAGGAATTGCCAGAAAACAAATATTATATCTTTGGACAAGAAGGCGCTAAAAACCTTGCCGAAGACTTAGGAGTTCCATTTTTAGGAGAAGTTCCAATTGTACAATCTATTCGCGAAGCAGGAGATTACGGTCGTCCGGCAGCATTGCAGACTGGTTCTCCAATAGAAACAGTTTTTGAAGAAATTACTAGAAACGTTGTACAAGAAACAGTAAACAGAAATGAAAGCTTACCAGCAACAGAAGCCATCAAAATTACAACAATGGCAGGTTGCTCGGCAGTTAAAAAATAA